From Cellulophaga lytica DSM 7489, a single genomic window includes:
- a CDS encoding acetyl-CoA C-acyltransferase, which produces MKTAYIVKAYRTAVGKAPKGVFRFKRTDELAAETIKHMMSELPSLDPKRIDDVIVGNAMPEGSQGLNMARLISLMGLDIVDVPGVTVNRFCSSGIETIGMATAKIQAGMADCIIAGGAESMSSVPMTGFKPELNYDIVKAGHEDYYWGMGNTAEAVAKQFKVSREDQDEFAYNSHMKALKAQAEDRFQDQIVPIDVEQTYVDANGKKATKKYTVTKDEGPRKGTSKEALAKLRAVFAAGGSVTAGNSSQMSDGAAFVMVMSEDMVKELNLEPIARLVNYAAAGVEPRIMGIGPVKAIPKALKQAGLKQEDLGLIELNEAFASQSLAVIRELDLNPDIINVNGGAIALGHPLGCTGAKLSVQLFDEMRKRDMKGKYGAVTMCVGTGQGACGIFEFLN; this is translated from the coding sequence ATGAAAACAGCATATATAGTAAAAGCATACAGAACCGCAGTTGGTAAAGCTCCAAAAGGCGTGTTCCGTTTTAAAAGAACAGATGAATTAGCTGCAGAAACCATTAAACATATGATGAGTGAACTGCCTAGTTTAGATCCAAAGCGTATTGATGATGTAATTGTTGGTAACGCAATGCCAGAAGGTTCTCAAGGATTAAATATGGCACGTTTAATCTCTTTAATGGGGTTAGATATTGTAGATGTTCCTGGAGTTACAGTAAACCGTTTTTGCTCTTCTGGTATAGAAACAATTGGTATGGCTACTGCAAAAATACAAGCCGGTATGGCAGATTGTATTATTGCGGGTGGTGCAGAAAGTATGAGTAGTGTTCCAATGACAGGTTTTAAACCAGAATTAAATTATGACATAGTTAAGGCTGGCCATGAAGATTATTACTGGGGAATGGGAAATACTGCAGAGGCTGTTGCAAAGCAGTTTAAAGTTTCTCGTGAAGACCAAGATGAATTTGCTTACAACTCTCATATGAAAGCGTTAAAAGCACAAGCAGAAGATCGTTTTCAAGACCAAATAGTGCCAATAGACGTAGAACAAACTTATGTTGATGCTAATGGTAAAAAAGCAACAAAAAAGTATACCGTAACTAAAGATGAAGGTCCACGTAAAGGAACCAGCAAAGAGGCCCTAGCTAAATTACGTGCAGTATTTGCTGCTGGTGGTAGCGTTACTGCGGGTAACTCGTCTCAAATGAGTGATGGTGCTGCTTTTGTAATGGTAATGAGTGAGGATATGGTTAAGGAATTAAACTTAGAGCCAATTGCTCGTTTAGTAAACTATGCAGCTGCAGGTGTAGAGCCTCGTATTATGGGTATTGGTCCAGTTAAAGCCATTCCAAAAGCATTAAAGCAAGCTGGTTTAAAACAAGAAGATTTAGGTTTAATAGAGTTAAATGAGGCTTTTGCTTCTCAATCATTAGCTGTAATTAGAGAATTAGATCTTAATCCTGATATTATAAACGTAAATGGTGGAGCAATTGCATTGGGTCACCCATTAGGTTGTACAGGAGCAAAACTTTCTGTTCAACTTTTTGATGAAATGCGTAAACGTGATATGAAAGGTAAATATGGAGCTGTTACAATGTGCGTAGGTACAGGACAAGGAGCTTGCGGAATATTTGAGTTTCTTAATTAA
- a CDS encoding DUF6923 family protein yields the protein MTKFLPLRTYFLLLIVVCCALNTTAQSEPFECDYNAYLFQTNDIYALDLASGSSYLVAADVVPGNINAAAYNSADGYIWGYLSTPQISIVQIGKDFTPTVHTIAELPNNGNKYVGDINLDGIYYLRAGSSTYYAIDLNPESNNYLEYIGSYTLDKSISIHDWAFNAVDGKLYAVSKGTNRLYRITAETGVVEDLGEVPVLAGFNYTYGAVYFDVDGNLYISANQTGSVYKINAVHTIVANVMVSNIFAFGPASSSNDGARCPTAPVPQEDCINGIDDDGDGLVDCDDPSCSGISLCPVITTTSGGNDGGLESNDRLANLITNRNYNRAKNNYIFDKTTAKQITKDKGYKLSGKYTSDNIPLSALVPLNVLGETSTIESSPADLLELTNASDIFSVDYLKGDQTIGALMVIKTDNTVYEHSKFICDRFLGAELLSVSNLNIRDNNFIKSIIKQADGSKEFALSFSAKVNSNNSFTIESHWNIDAYEKESMFYNFQIWSNSVDDLVVMAEEILSLLEANAAIEGYKGSAPPPVFVRSAKYTKGTVEMTVVNTNVSKQMTLEGGLKRTETSETDFVTLQASLDRYIDTVTVETGSLFDLGFRLKNEKGDTPDDLFVADAPWGVDNSTASTEVTKYEIAQNSAPYLGDGFRIERNVHLKGTTQEYIGTYRAFNPRFLAVDLSEYKQLSFTASGTGTLEVKLLKGSGEPYITTVELTSESQRYVLEDADFKNEFGGNTDFNSLKVLLFNLKSADGSLQEKELQLSDIDFNNTEERNAYLEKNRTKSILLPNPVEEATTLYFYEEMASTYTLEFYTITGTLMPAYTIVGDAKQGQNSIDVNVSSLASGVYLYKLISSNNAIWSGKLIKK from the coding sequence ATGACTAAATTTTTACCATTAAGAACCTACTTTTTACTACTTATAGTTGTTTGTTGTGCTTTAAATACAACTGCACAGTCTGAACCTTTTGAGTGCGATTATAATGCATACTTATTTCAAACAAATGATATTTATGCGCTAGATTTAGCATCAGGAAGCTCTTATTTAGTAGCGGCAGATGTTGTGCCAGGAAATATAAATGCAGCAGCATACAACTCTGCAGATGGTTATATTTGGGGATATTTGTCTACACCGCAAATATCTATAGTACAAATAGGTAAAGATTTTACGCCTACAGTACATACCATTGCAGAATTACCAAATAATGGTAATAAGTATGTAGGAGATATTAATTTAGATGGTATTTATTACTTAAGAGCCGGTTCTTCTACTTATTATGCAATAGACTTAAATCCTGAATCTAACAATTATTTAGAGTACATAGGGTCTTATACATTAGATAAAAGCATTAGTATTCATGATTGGGCTTTTAATGCTGTAGATGGTAAATTATATGCAGTTAGTAAAGGTACAAATAGATTGTATAGAATTACAGCAGAAACAGGTGTTGTAGAAGATTTAGGTGAAGTGCCTGTATTAGCAGGTTTTAATTATACATATGGTGCTGTTTATTTTGATGTAGATGGTAACCTATATATTTCTGCAAACCAAACAGGTTCTGTTTATAAAATTAACGCAGTTCATACAATTGTAGCCAATGTAATGGTGTCTAATATTTTTGCTTTTGGTCCAGCAAGTTCTTCTAATGATGGGGCGCGTTGCCCTACAGCTCCTGTGCCACAAGAAGATTGTATTAATGGAATTGATGATGACGGAGACGGACTTGTAGATTGTGATGACCCTTCTTGTTCTGGTATTAGCTTATGTCCGGTAATTACAACTACATCTGGTGGTAATGATGGAGGTTTAGAGAGTAATGATAGACTAGCAAACCTTATTACCAACAGAAATTACAATAGAGCTAAAAACAATTATATTTTTGATAAAACAACAGCAAAACAAATTACCAAAGACAAAGGTTATAAATTAAGCGGAAAATATACTAGTGATAATATACCATTGTCTGCTCTTGTACCATTAAATGTTTTAGGAGAAACTAGTACAATAGAATCTTCTCCGGCAGATTTATTAGAGCTAACTAATGCTAGTGATATTTTTTCTGTAGATTATTTAAAAGGAGACCAAACTATTGGAGCTTTAATGGTTATTAAAACAGACAATACTGTTTATGAGCATAGTAAGTTTATTTGTGATCGTTTTTTAGGAGCAGAGTTACTTTCTGTATCAAACTTAAATATTAGAGATAATAACTTTATAAAATCTATAATTAAGCAGGCAGATGGCAGCAAGGAATTTGCTTTGTCTTTCTCTGCAAAAGTTAACTCAAATAATAGTTTTACAATAGAGTCTCATTGGAATATTGATGCCTATGAAAAAGAAAGTATGTTTTACAATTTTCAAATATGGTCTAATTCTGTAGATGATTTGGTTGTTATGGCAGAAGAAATTTTATCTTTATTAGAAGCTAATGCAGCAATAGAAGGGTATAAAGGATCTGCGCCACCACCAGTTTTTGTTAGATCTGCAAAATATACCAAAGGTACTGTAGAGATGACGGTTGTAAACACAAACGTATCTAAACAAATGACTTTAGAAGGTGGTTTAAAACGTACAGAAACTAGTGAAACAGACTTTGTAACACTACAAGCTTCATTAGATAGGTATATAGATACTGTTACTGTAGAAACTGGTTCTTTATTTGATTTAGGTTTTAGATTAAAAAATGAAAAAGGAGATACACCAGATGATTTATTTGTAGCAGATGCTCCTTGGGGTGTAGATAATTCTACTGCTTCTACAGAGGTTACAAAATATGAAATAGCACAGAATAGCGCACCTTATTTAGGAGACGGATTTAGAATAGAGCGTAATGTGCATTTAAAAGGAACAACACAAGAATATATAGGTACATACAGAGCATTTAATCCTAGGTTTTTGGCCGTAGACTTGTCAGAATACAAACAGCTATCGTTTACAGCTTCTGGTACAGGAACATTAGAGGTAAAACTATTAAAAGGTTCTGGAGAGCCATATATAACAACAGTAGAGTTAACAAGTGAATCTCAGCGCTATGTGTTAGAAGATGCCGATTTTAAAAATGAATTTGGAGGCAATACAGATTTTAATTCACTTAAAGTGCTGTTGTTTAACTTAAAGTCTGCTGACGGTAGCTTGCAAGAAAAAGAATTGCAATTGTCTGATATTGACTTTAACAATACAGAAGAAAGAAACGCTTACTTAGAAAAAAACAGAACTAAATCTATTTTACTGCCTAACCCTGTAGAGGAAGCTACTACTTTATATTTTTATGAAGAAATGGCAAGCACTTATACATTAGAATTTTATACTATTACCGGAACTTTAATGCCTGCTTATACTATTGTAGGTGATGCAAAACAAGGACAAAATAGTATAGATGTTAATGTGTCAAGTTTGGCATCTGGTGTATACTTATATAAGTTAATTAGTTCTAATAATGCTATTTGGAGCGGAAAATTGATAAAAAAATAA
- a CDS encoding 3-hydroxyacyl-CoA dehydrogenase/enoyl-CoA hydratase family protein, whose amino-acid sequence MNKHIKKIAIIGSGIMGSGIACHFANIGVEVLLLDIVPRELNDKEKAKGLTLEDKVVRNRLVNDALTASLKSKPSPIYSQKFASRITTGNLEDDIAKVADVDWIMEVVVERLDIKQQVFEKLEKYRTPGTLITSNTSGIPIKFMSEGRSEDFQKNFCGTHFFNPARYLNLFEIIPGPKTDAEVLEFLNGYGEKFLGKTSVVAKDTPAFIGNRIGIFSIQSLFHAVKDLDLTIEEVDKLSGPVIGRPKSATFRTVDVVGLDTLVHVANGIRENCPNDERLELFKLPDFINTMMENKWLGSKTGQGFYKKTVSAEGKKEILSLDLNTLEYRSAKKAKFATLELTKTVDKVVDRFKILVKGKDKAGEFYRKSFTALFAYVSNRIPEITDELYKIDDAMKAGFGWEHGPFQIWDAIGVEKGIELMKAEGLEPAAWVNEMIASGSTSFYSVKDGASYFYDIPSKTQTKIPGQDAFIILDNIRKTSEVFKNSGVVVEDLGDGILNVEFQSKMNTIGGDVLAGLNKAIDLAEKDFAGLVVGNQAANFSVGANIGMIFMMAAEQEYDELNMAIKYFQDTMMRMRYSAIPTISAPHGMALGGGCELSLHADKVVAAAETYMGLVEFGVGVIPGGGGSKEMALRASDLFSKGDVQLNVLQEHFLTIGMAKVSTSAYEAFDTNLLQKGKDIVVVNKARQIAVAKQHAKLMADMGYTQPVKRKDVKVLGKQALGMFLVGTDSMEDSNYISEHDHKIANKLAYVMAGGDLSEPTLVSEQYLLDLEREAFLSLCTERKTLERIQHMLTKGKPLRN is encoded by the coding sequence ATGAACAAACACATTAAAAAAATAGCCATTATTGGCTCTGGTATTATGGGTAGTGGCATTGCCTGTCACTTTGCAAATATTGGTGTAGAAGTGCTATTGTTAGACATTGTTCCTAGAGAACTAAACGACAAAGAAAAAGCAAAAGGCTTAACACTAGAAGATAAAGTGGTAAGGAACAGATTGGTAAACGATGCTTTAACTGCATCTTTAAAATCTAAACCTTCTCCTATCTACAGTCAAAAATTTGCAAGCAGAATTACAACTGGTAATTTAGAAGATGATATTGCCAAGGTTGCAGACGTAGACTGGATTATGGAAGTTGTTGTTGAAAGATTAGACATTAAACAACAAGTTTTTGAAAAACTTGAAAAATACAGAACACCAGGAACGTTAATTACATCTAACACATCTGGTATTCCTATTAAATTTATGAGTGAAGGACGCTCTGAAGATTTTCAGAAAAACTTCTGCGGTACTCACTTTTTTAACCCTGCACGTTACTTAAACTTATTTGAAATTATTCCTGGACCAAAAACTGATGCTGAGGTATTAGAATTTTTAAATGGTTATGGAGAAAAGTTTTTAGGTAAAACATCTGTAGTTGCTAAAGACACACCTGCTTTTATTGGTAACCGTATTGGTATTTTTAGCATACAAAGTTTATTTCATGCAGTTAAAGATTTAGATTTAACTATTGAAGAAGTAGATAAATTATCTGGACCAGTTATTGGTCGCCCTAAATCTGCAACTTTTAGGACCGTAGATGTTGTTGGTTTAGATACCTTAGTACACGTTGCAAATGGTATTAGAGAAAATTGTCCTAATGATGAGCGTTTAGAGCTTTTTAAATTGCCAGACTTCATTAATACAATGATGGAGAATAAATGGTTAGGAAGTAAAACCGGACAAGGATTTTATAAAAAAACTGTTTCTGCAGAGGGTAAAAAAGAAATTTTATCTCTGGATTTAAATACATTAGAATACAGATCTGCTAAAAAAGCAAAATTTGCAACTTTAGAACTTACTAAAACAGTAGATAAAGTTGTAGACAGATTTAAAATACTAGTAAAAGGAAAAGATAAAGCTGGTGAATTTTACAGAAAAAGCTTCACTGCTTTATTTGCATATGTATCTAACCGTATTCCAGAAATTACAGATGAATTGTATAAGATTGATGATGCAATGAAAGCTGGTTTTGGATGGGAACATGGTCCTTTTCAAATTTGGGATGCAATTGGTGTTGAAAAAGGAATTGAATTAATGAAAGCAGAAGGTTTAGAGCCAGCTGCTTGGGTTAATGAAATGATTGCTTCTGGTAGCACATCATTCTACTCTGTAAAAGATGGTGCTTCATATTTTTATGACATTCCATCTAAAACACAAACTAAAATTCCTGGTCAAGATGCGTTTATCATTCTAGACAACATCAGAAAAACATCTGAAGTATTTAAAAACTCTGGTGTAGTTGTTGAAGATTTAGGAGACGGTATACTTAATGTTGAGTTCCAATCTAAAATGAACACTATTGGTGGTGATGTTTTAGCAGGTTTAAATAAAGCTATTGATTTAGCCGAAAAAGATTTTGCTGGATTAGTAGTAGGAAACCAAGCTGCAAACTTCTCTGTAGGTGCTAACATAGGTATGATATTTATGATGGCTGCAGAACAGGAGTATGATGAGCTTAATATGGCTATTAAATATTTCCAAGATACTATGATGCGTATGCGCTATTCTGCAATACCAACTATTTCTGCTCCTCACGGTATGGCTTTAGGTGGTGGTTGTGAGTTATCATTACACGCAGATAAAGTAGTTGCTGCTGCAGAAACTTACATGGGACTTGTAGAGTTTGGTGTAGGTGTTATACCTGGTGGTGGTGGCTCTAAAGAAATGGCTTTAAGAGCATCTGACCTTTTTAGTAAAGGAGATGTACAGTTAAATGTATTGCAAGAGCATTTCTTAACTATTGGTATGGCAAAAGTATCTACTTCTGCTTATGAAGCTTTTGATACTAACCTATTGCAGAAAGGAAAAGATATAGTTGTAGTAAACAAAGCACGCCAAATAGCAGTTGCTAAACAACACGCTAAACTAATGGCAGATATGGGTTACACACAACCTGTAAAACGTAAAGATGTAAAAGTACTTGGTAAACAAGCATTAGGTATGTTCCTTGTTGGTACAGATTCTATGGAAGATAGTAATTACATTAGTGAACATGACCATAAAATTGCAAATAAACTAGCTTATGTAATGGCCGGTGGAGATTTATCTGAGCCTACCCTAGTAAGTGAGCAGTATTTATTGGATTTAGAACGTGAAGCATTCTTAAGTTTATGTACAGAACGTAAAACGTTAGAAAGAATTCAGCATATGTTAACTAAAGGTAAACCACTTAGAAATTAG
- a CDS encoding MarR family winged helix-turn-helix transcriptional regulator codes for MKEITIDYALRETWLSVAKMYNEEAKNHNNTMAMAFTLLSIDPKTGTASTALGPKMGMEATSLSRILKSLEAKEFIVRKPNPNDGRGVIIHLTELGLEKRTLSKETVFQFNSAVKANIPEEKLKHFFEVTETINALIAKKEIFK; via the coding sequence ATGAAAGAGATTACCATAGATTATGCTTTAAGGGAAACTTGGCTATCAGTAGCTAAGATGTATAATGAAGAAGCTAAAAACCATAATAATACAATGGCTATGGCTTTTACACTATTAAGCATAGACCCAAAAACAGGTACCGCATCTACTGCACTTGGTCCTAAAATGGGTATGGAAGCCACTAGTTTGTCTAGAATACTAAAAAGCTTAGAAGCAAAAGAATTTATAGTACGTAAGCCTAACCCTAATGATGGTAGAGGTGTTATTATACATTTAACAGAACTTGGTTTAGAAAAAAGAACTTTATCTAAAGAAACCGTTTTTCAATTTAACAGCGCAGTTAAAGCTAATATACCTGAAGAAAAATTAAAACATTTTTTTGAGGTAACAGAAACAATTAATGCGCTTATAGCTAAAAAAGAAATTTTTAAATAA
- a CDS encoding DinB family protein yields the protein MKNEEQNSSRRAFIKNASLLTMGTSSLLAFPLGKPTTMVTQESDINIIGPKEGYSPQIGTLVSMMTWMRMVILAPVRNMSVSDLDYLVDENANSIGAMLMHLAATERFYQIHTFNDKTWGDWPKEDKKRWSIASGLGDNARKKIKGNELSYYLDALDEVRQNTLKEFANRDDKWLLKVDENFPWSPTNNYCKWFHVCEHESNHNGQFKFIKSRIQA from the coding sequence ATGAAAAACGAAGAGCAAAACAGTAGCAGAAGAGCTTTTATTAAAAATGCTTCTTTATTAACAATGGGCACAAGTAGTTTATTAGCATTTCCTTTAGGTAAACCAACAACTATGGTAACGCAAGAGTCAGATATTAATATAATTGGTCCTAAAGAAGGGTATAGTCCACAAATTGGGACTTTAGTTTCTATGATGACTTGGATGCGTATGGTAATATTAGCACCTGTACGCAATATGAGTGTTTCAGATTTAGACTACTTAGTAGATGAAAATGCAAATTCTATTGGCGCAATGCTTATGCACTTAGCAGCAACAGAACGTTTTTATCAAATACATACCTTTAATGATAAAACCTGGGGAGACTGGCCTAAAGAAGATAAAAAAAGATGGAGTATTGCTTCTGGTTTAGGAGATAATGCACGAAAAAAAATTAAAGGAAACGAGCTGAGTTATTATTTAGATGCATTAGATGAAGTAAGACAAAATACATTAAAAGAGTTTGCTAACAGAGATGATAAGTGGTTGTTAAAAGTTGATGAAAATTTTCCTTGGAGCCCAACAAACAACTACTGCAAATGGTTTCACGTTTGTGAACACGAGTCTAACCATAACGGACAGTTTAAGTTTATAAAAAGCAGAATACAAGCCTAA
- a CDS encoding AMP-dependent synthetase/ligase, with protein sequence MQEVTRLFDFPYYQLKKYNLQQSLATKYDDKWEYMSTQEYVDKANTMSRALLRLGVSKNDKIAVISSTNRMEWNVMDIGILQLGAQNVPVYPTISEEDYAYVLNHSEAKYCFISCTDVFEKIKKIKDQVPSLIEIYSFDSLEGCKNWSEVLDLGIDESNQAEVEKLKDDVKPTDLATLIYTSGTTGRPKGVMLSHNNLVSNALESFKRIPIELGKSRALSFLPLCHVYERMLIYLYQYCGAAIHYAPIDQISEYAQEVQPQVMTAVPRLLEKVYDKIIAKGTALTGIKKKLFFWAVEVGLEYKPYQQNGWWYEKKLGLARKLIFSKWKAALGGQVAVMASGSAALQPRLARVFNAAGFGVMEGYGLTETSPVISVNDMRNGGFRIGTVGKPLERTEVKIAEDGEICIKGPQVMMGYYKDEAKTSEVLIDGYFHTGDIGEIDADGFLKITDRKKEMFKTSGGKYVAPQLLENRCKQSRFIDQVMVIGEGEKMPAAFIQPDFDFVKEWAKRYNITITSNEDLVTNEKVIARFQEEVDAANENFAKWEKIKQFRLTPDVWSIEGGHVTPTLKLRRKIIKEKYKALYNDIYGY encoded by the coding sequence ATGCAAGAAGTAACTAGATTATTTGATTTTCCTTACTATCAATTAAAAAAATACAACCTACAACAATCATTAGCTACAAAATATGATGACAAGTGGGAATATATGTCTACCCAAGAGTATGTAGACAAAGCAAATACAATGAGTAGAGCACTGTTAAGGTTAGGTGTTTCTAAAAATGATAAAATTGCTGTAATATCCTCTACCAACAGAATGGAATGGAATGTTATGGACATTGGAATTCTTCAACTTGGTGCACAAAACGTACCTGTTTACCCAACAATTTCTGAAGAAGATTATGCATATGTACTGAATCATTCTGAAGCTAAATATTGCTTTATTTCATGTACAGACGTTTTTGAGAAAATAAAAAAAATAAAAGACCAAGTACCTTCACTTATAGAAATTTATTCTTTTGACAGTTTAGAAGGATGTAAAAATTGGTCTGAAGTATTAGATCTTGGTATAGACGAGTCTAACCAAGCAGAAGTAGAAAAATTAAAAGATGACGTTAAGCCAACAGACTTAGCTACATTGATATATACTTCTGGTACAACAGGAAGACCAAAAGGTGTTATGCTATCGCACAACAACCTTGTTAGTAATGCTCTAGAAAGCTTTAAGAGAATACCTATAGAACTGGGTAAATCTAGAGCTCTTAGTTTTTTACCATTATGCCACGTATATGAGCGTATGTTAATTTACCTATACCAATATTGTGGTGCAGCCATACATTATGCTCCTATAGATCAAATTAGTGAGTATGCACAAGAAGTACAACCACAAGTAATGACGGCTGTACCTAGATTATTAGAAAAAGTATACGATAAAATTATTGCCAAAGGAACAGCTTTAACTGGCATAAAAAAGAAACTATTCTTTTGGGCTGTAGAGGTAGGTTTAGAGTATAAACCTTACCAACAAAATGGCTGGTGGTATGAGAAAAAATTAGGTTTAGCACGTAAATTAATTTTTAGCAAATGGAAAGCTGCCTTAGGTGGCCAAGTTGCTGTTATGGCTTCTGGTAGTGCTGCACTACAACCAAGACTTGCACGTGTATTTAACGCAGCTGGGTTTGGCGTTATGGAAGGTTATGGACTAACAGAAACATCTCCTGTAATATCTGTAAACGATATGCGTAATGGCGGATTTAGAATTGGTACCGTAGGTAAACCATTGGAACGTACAGAAGTTAAAATAGCAGAAGACGGAGAAATTTGTATTAAAGGCCCACAAGTTATGATGGGGTATTACAAAGATGAAGCTAAAACTTCTGAAGTACTTATAGACGGCTATTTTCATACTGGCGATATAGGAGAAATAGATGCAGATGGATTCTTAAAAATTACAGATCGTAAAAAAGAAATGTTTAAAACATCTGGTGGTAAATATGTAGCCCCACAATTATTAGAAAACAGATGTAAACAATCAAGATTTATAGATCAAGTAATGGTAATTGGCGAAGGTGAAAAAATGCCTGCTGCTTTTATTCAGCCAGATTTTGATTTTGTAAAAGAATGGGCTAAACGTTACAACATTACAATAACTAGTAATGAAGACTTGGTTACAAATGAAAAAGTAATAGCACGTTTTCAAGAAGAAGTTGATGCTGCCAACGAAAACTTTGCCAAATGGGAAAAAATTAAACAATTTAGACTTACTCCAGATGTTTGGAGTATTGAAGGCGGCCACGTTACTCCTACCCTAAAATTGCGTAGAAAAATAATTAAAGAGAAATACAAAGCTCTTTACAACGATATTTACGGATACTAA
- a CDS encoding CIA30 family protein: MKTITDFTSSTDSKEWHTITDAVMGGVSKSNFEITTDNIGLFSGYVSLKNNGGFAMVKHHTTAYCKDFTTICITLKGDGKAYQIRIKENTATKHWFIAPFTTNGDWQTIEIKLSNMYAMFRGNKVDIPNFNGDNINEIAFLIGNKKAEDFKLELKSIALK; encoded by the coding sequence ATGAAAACTATTACCGACTTCACTTCTTCAACAGACTCAAAAGAATGGCATACCATTACAGATGCTGTCATGGGTGGTGTATCTAAAAGTAATTTTGAAATTACAACAGATAACATCGGTCTTTTTAGTGGTTACGTATCGCTAAAAAATAATGGTGGTTTTGCAATGGTTAAACATCACACTACTGCATATTGCAAAGATTTTACTACTATATGTATTACATTAAAAGGCGATGGTAAAGCATATCAAATTAGAATAAAAGAAAACACAGCAACAAAACATTGGTTTATTGCTCCTTTTACAACAAATGGAGATTGGCAAACCATAGAAATTAAACTAAGTAATATGTATGCAATGTTTAGAGGAAATAAGGTTGATATTCCTAATTTTAATGGTGATAACATTAATGAGATTGCCTTTTTAATAGGCAATAAAAAAGCTGAAGATTTTAAATTAGAACTTAAAAGTATTGCTTTAAAATAA